From Epinephelus lanceolatus isolate andai-2023 chromosome 23, ASM4190304v1, whole genome shotgun sequence:
CAGAAGTATAATTAACAGGTAGAGATGTAATTTCAGCCAAATGCACATGAGCTACGGTCTATTCTGTTGGACATCTGGTGTGTTCATttattcttctgttgtttggaTGTCCCCAGGAGtcatttttatgtttctgtgtaGTTATGTAATGCAggttctttttgtctttttactttgtACTCCACAAGTTGCagttctttatttttaaattgaaaaacaacaaaaaagttaatatCTATAAACAGATGATTATGTCcttaaaagtttgctttcatgGTTGATGATTATTTGAATGACACTGCTTCAAGGAGGCCAGTTGACTTTTCAACAGTTAAcatcatgtgttttgtttgagtACAGATCATCCATCTGAAGAAGTTCACATATCCCAGTATTATTACTACAGCTACTCTCATATCGTATGTATAAGTCATCAGGTGTTTCATAAATAATGTGACATCATATGAATTCTGTTTATCTATTGCTTACCTTTAGAGCAGAAGGAATATGCTGTATTACTGGAACAATGATATTTGTGCAATAATTTTGGATTATCTGGAGATGAAACTGTGCATTCCTCTGGATCCTCTGGATCTCTACTTTCTGTATTAGTCCATTCTCTGTATGAGGAGCAGCCTCCTTCCTCCCACTCCCAGTTATCGTGCAGGAGTCCGATCCAAAAGCTTGTGCTCTCTCCCTTTCTTATCACGTCGTCATTTTCTGTTTCGTTTCTGATGCTGACCAAGTCATCAAAGTGTTTTCTGCAGTACTGCAGTGCCTGACACCAGGTCCTATTTTCTTTTACCAGGGTGTAATTATTACCTgcacagaataaacaaaaatataaattaattaatacatGGCAATGTTACCTCCTGTTACAAATAAGTTGAGAAAGCTTGTACTTTGAACCTTCTGTGGGTTGGTTGTTACACCATGCTGAAAACCCATGTACCACAATAATTCAACAGGCATCCAAAAATCTGTTTCTTGAAACAGACaaatatgtaaatgaaaaaaacaaaacaaacaaaacaacaactgtgCAACATCAAACATGCTGAAACTTACCCTTGTAGCACATGAAATATTTTCTGTCTGAACAGTTAGAGCCAGTCCATGTGTTGTTGTCAATAGCTTCACACATCTGCTCTTCGTCTGTTACATTCACAGATGAGTTACTGAAGTTTACAGGGGAACCGTCTGACCAGGTGGTATTTCGATCCTTACGCAGACCAAGCCAAACACTTTCTTCTGGCCCCTCTGCCAGCAATAAATTATGTATGAATTTGGCGTCCTCGTCATCGTACAGAGTGACAC
This genomic window contains:
- the LOC117249525 gene encoding secretory phospholipase A2 receptor, with amino-acid sequence MILTTTVRMAGVLFLVCAGSFHFIFASNHLRIFRIPKTKDVFRVALQACNQTHESCVTLYDDEDAKFIHNLLLAEGPEESVWLGLRKDRNTTWSDGSPVNFSNSSVNVTDEEQMCEAIDNNTWTGSNCSDRKYFMCYKGNNYTLVKENRTWCQALQYCRKHFDDLVSIRNETENDDVIRKGESTSFWIGLLHDNWEWEEGGCSSYREWTNTESRDPEDPEECTVSSPDNPKLLHKYHCSSNTAYSFCSKGNMRIRVVDKNLTWEEAFNYCKANHSGPLWIEDAEDQQAVQKWLNYTYNASNDSLLWIGLRQSRVFGFWIWSDRTVSYSNWKNDTQPQVSVFDRCGAISGTDYMWKNADCSLQLPFLCEEEIVFMDKSRNHSYFP